A genomic region of Zea mays cultivar B73 chromosome 6, Zm-B73-REFERENCE-NAM-5.0, whole genome shotgun sequence contains the following coding sequences:
- the LOC100278121 gene encoding uncharacterized protein LOC100278121: protein MKTFDPWPVFFRREWKRNWPFLTGFAITGFIITKMTANFTEEDLKNSKFVQEHKKR, encoded by the coding sequence ATGAAGACGTTCGATCCGTGGCCGGTCTTCTTCCGCCGGGAGTGGAAGCGCAATTGGCCCTTCCTCACGGGGTTCGCCATCACCGGCTTCATCATCACTAAGATGACGGCCAACTTCACCGAGGAGGACCTCAAGAACTCCAAGTTCGTCCAGGAGCACAAGAAGCGCTGA
- the LOC100193806 gene encoding Phospholipase A1-II 7 precursor, whose product MLLLVAFFTHFLVSSLSSAEAGPPSSSATATRWRELQGNNSWNGLLDPLDMDLRRSIISYGELVQATYDGFNRERRSPHAGACLYGRADLLPGVGVAAAGRYAVTRFVYATSALPVPGSDFPLLPLPETREAWTRESNWIGYVAVATDEGAAELGRRDVVVAWRGTVKDLEWANDFTFTPVSAAPVLGSAAAANPLAVVHQGFLSVYTSSNADSRFNKASARDQVLEEVRRLMELYKGEATSITVVGHSLGAALATLNAVDIAANGLNEGSGSSQQLPCPVTAILFACPHVGDRFFRAAFVGYFRDLRALHVRNAGDVVPVVPPLAYVDVAVAVLPIDTSRSPYLRSPGPAGTLHNLECYLHGVAGEQGSAAGGFRLEVDRDVALVNKGADALRDEYPVPANWWVPENRWMVRGSDGHWVLKDFEEI is encoded by the exons ATGTTGTTACTGGTTGCCTTCTTTACGCATTTCCTGGTTTCATCGCTGAGCAGTGCGGAGGCGGGGCCCCCGTCGTCGTCGGCAACGGCCACCAGGTGGCGCGAGCTGCAGGGCAACAACTCGTGGAACGGCCTCCTGGACCCGCTGGACATGGACCTCCGCAGGTCCATCATCTCCTACGGCGAGCTGGTGCAGGCCACCTACGACGGCTTCAACCGAGAGCGGCGGTCGCCGCACGCCGGCGCGTGCCTGTACGGCCGCGCCGACCTGCTGCCCGGTGTGGGCGTGGCCGCCGCGGGCCGCTACGCCGTCACCAGGTTCGTCTACGCCACGTCGGCGCTGCCCGTGCCGGGGTCGGACTTCCCGCTCCTGCCGCTGCCGGAGACCAGGGAGGCGTGGACCAGGGAGTCCAACTGGATCGGGTACGTCGCGGTGGCCACCGACGAGGGCGCGGCCGAGCTCGGGAGGCGCGACGTCGTCGTGGCGTGGCGCGGCACCGTGAAGGACCTGGAGTGGGCCAACGACTTCACCTTCACGCCGGTGTCCGCCGCGCCCGTGCTgggctccgccgccgccgccaacccCTTGGCCGTGGTGCACCAGGGCTTCCTCTCCGTGTACACGTCCAGCAACGCCGACTCCAGGTTCAACAAGGCCAGCGCCAGAGACCAG GTTCTCGAGGAGGTGAGGAGGCTGATGGAGTTGTACAAGGGCGAAGCGACGAGCATCACCGTCGTCGGCCACAGCCTCGGCGCGGCGCTAGCCACGCTGAACGCCGTCGACATCGCCGCCAACGGCCTGAACGAAGGCTCCGGCTCCTCCCAGCAGCTGCCGTGCCCGGTGACGGCGATCCTGTTCGCCTGCCCGCACGTCGGGGACCGCTTCTTCCGGGCCGCCTTCGTCGGGTACTTTCGGGACCTGAGGGCCCTCCACGTGAGGAACGCCGGCGACGTCGTGCCTGTGGTCCCGCCGCTCGCGTACGTGGACGTGGCCGTGGCGGTGCTGCCGATCGACACGAGCCGGTCGCCGTACCTGCGGTCGCCGGGCCCGGCGGGGACGCTCCACAACCTCGAGTGCTACCTGCACGGCGTGGCCGGCGAGCAGGGCAGCGCCGCCGGAGGGTTCAGGCTGGAGGTGGACCGCGACGTGGCGCtggtgaacaagggcgccgaCGCGCTCAGGGACGAGTACCCGGTGCCCGCGAACTGGTGGGTGCCAGAGAACAGGTGGATGGTCAGGGGCTCCGACGGCCACTGGGTGCTCAAGGACTTCGAGGAAATCTAA